From the genome of Lutzomyia longipalpis isolate SR_M1_2022 chromosome 2, ASM2433408v1, one region includes:
- the LOC129789536 gene encoding uncharacterized protein LOC129789536, translating to MTPPLNVDKFIEDIKNRPSLWHKDYPVRLKELQDEWTEISICHGIPQRLLRQKWKSLRETFRMELRKIPKTNDNNFAISPYDFQSQWIHFKQMIFLAGNMRTRETLEEAASKANMKLKNLNGDDSYPLEYVSPLVDSKELLRQQLQQEGESAPSTMQKPPPKKKARYSAPSRVSTRPKVKPKSPTPKPLKTENSVPSPRTDEDVGNVGNKFLNTQDDDYYFLMSLHPYMSKLGQVQKLQTRMDIQNIIFKRLYSEEDF from the exons ATGACGCCACCACTAAATGTGGATAAATTCATTGAGGACATCAAGAATCGTCCTTCACTGTGGCATAAAGACTATCCCGTAAGGCTAAAGGAGCTACAAGATGAATGGACAGAAATTTCAATCTGTCATGGGATTCCAC AACGCTTACTACGACAAAAATGGAAGTCTCTCCGGGAGACGTTCCGTAtggaattgaggaaaattccaaaaactaATGACAATAACTTTGCCATTTCGCCGTATGACTTCCAATCTCAGTGGATACACTTCAagcaaatgatttttctggcTGGTAACATGAGGACACGCGAAACTCTAGAAGAAGCGGCTTCCAAGGCCAATATGaagttaaaaaatctaaatggTGACGATAGCTACCCTTTGGAGTATGTTTCGCCCCTCGTGGATTCCAAGGAACTCCTCAGGCAGCAACTTCAGCAGGAAGGTGAATCAGCTCCTTCAACAATGCAAAAGCCTCCACCAAAGAAGAAGGCACGCTATTCGGCACCATCTAGAGTGTCAACGAGGCCTAAAGTAAAGCCAAAGTCTCCAACTCCGAAGCCATTGAAAACTGAGAATTCAGTGCCATCACCACGTACCGATGAGGATGTAGGGAACGTTGGGAATAAGTTCCTAAATACCCAGGATGATGATTACTATTTTCTAATGAGCCTCCATCCGTACATGTCTAAATTGGGACAAGTTCAGAAGCTTCAGACTCGAATGGACATTCAGAATATTATCTTTAAGAGGCTCTACAGTGAGgaggatttttaa